The Lottiidibacillus patelloidae genome includes the window CCAGCTTACTATATGCAAAAAGCACTTAAAGCAAAATGGTTAGGTATATTATTCGCTTTTTTCACAGTGTTATCTTTCGGATTAGTTTTTAATGCGGTTCAAGCAAATACAATATCTTCCGCTTATAATACTGCTTTTGGAATCGATGAAAAGGTAATGGGTATCGGAGTTGCAATATTAACTGGACTCGTTATTTTCGGTGGTGTAAAGCGAATTGCTAAAGTGTCAGAGATTGTCGTGCCATTTATGGCTTTGTTTTACTTATTAATTGGTTTATTTGTAATTATTACGAATATAACAGAAATTCCAGCGGTTTTAAGCTTAATCATTAAAAGTGCATTCGGTTTAGAAGAAGTTGTAGGTGGTACTATCGGTGCGGCTGTTATGAACGGCGTCAGACGAGGTTTATTCTCTAATGAAGCTGGTATGGGTAGTGCACCGAATGCTGCAGCTACAGCAGTTGTAAGCCATCCTGCAAAACAAGGGCTTATTCAGACATTAGGAGTATTTGTTGATACATTATTCGTTTGTAGTGCTACTGCATTTATTATCTTATTAGGATATGGTAGTGGCATGGAAGGGTTAGACGGTATTGCCTTGCTGCAAGGAACGTTAACCTCTCACGTAGGGTCTTGGGCAAACGGATTTATAGCCATATCTATTTTGCTATTTGCTTTTAGTTCAATTATCGGAAGTTATTATTATGGTGAAACGAATATTAGTTTTATTAATAACAACAATAAGTTACTTTTAACGTATCGAGTTGCAGTAATTGCAATTGTATTATGGGGTGCTACTGCAAAGTTACAAATTGTTTGGGACCTTGCGGATTTATCAATGGCGTTTATGGCGATTATAAACTTAATAGCAATCGCACTTTTGGGAAATATTGCCTTCAAAGTATTACAAGACTACATGAAGCAAAGAAAAGCTGGAAAAGACCCTGTCTTTTATGCTGACAGTATTGAAGGGCTAGAAAATGTAGAAGCTTGGGAACCAAAAGGACAAAAAGAAAATTAATAAGTAAACATCAAAAAAGCAACCACATTTGCCATTTCTTGGGACAAAGTGGTTGTTTTATTTTTTTGCAGATTCGTATAAGAAAGACTCGCCGTCCATAAAAAATCGAGGGTCATATATTCCTATTTGATCATTAGAATCTTTAATAATAACAAACGGTGCCCACTCCATTAAAACCTTCGCTTTTGGATTTTGTTTGAAAAGCCACTGTAGATCTGCATTGGTATCGGAAATTAATGTATGAGTCATTTGTCTCTCTCGAAAGATGCTAACAGATGACAGCTCAACCGTTTCTTCTTTTCTACCGATAACAGTAAAATGCCATGGAATAAACTCAGCACGTAAAACGACTTCATCATAATTAGTAATGCTAGATTGATAGACCCTATAGCCAAGCATTCCTTGGAATGTTATGTGGATGGCAATGCCCACCCAGACGAATTTAAATACTTTGCTTCGTGAAATAATAGATTTAAATAAGTAAGATAAAATAAAACCTAACATGATTAATCCCCATATAACAAAATCAATAATAGATATAATCCCAAGGCTTATCCGTATAGACGAGAAGGGCTCTAATAATCCAGTACCCCATGTATTTAAAACGTCAGAAAGAACATGAAGGCTAACAGAGAAAAATGTTAAGAAATTAATTGCTTTACTTTTCACCTTCCAGATGGAAGAGCAAAGCCAAATAAGCAACAAGGTCCATATCGGAATCATTAATAAAGAGTGCGTAATTCCCCTATGCCACATGAGGTCCATGATACGTCCAATTTCAGTAACACGCATGATGACATCGATATCAGGAATATTACTCCCGGCTATAGCTGTGAATAATAAGGCATGTTTTTCTTTTTTTGACTTTTGATCTTTATTTACAGCGCTATAAGCTGTCAGCCCGAATAACGTATGAGTGATTGTGTCCATAAACTCACCTTCAATAGTTATAATAATATTTATCGTACTCTATTATTGTATGCGATTGCTTTTGATTTAGGTTAAAAAGAAAAACACTAGAGCATCTAGTGTTTTCAAAGCTTAATTAAGAATAGGTGCCTTGCGTAACTTTGTAGCTTGTTCATATGAAAAACTAATTTCGAGTAGCTTACCTTCTTCATATTTACTAGCAGTAAAAGTTATACCTAAAGGTTTACCTTCTTTTGTATAGCCGGCTGGTACTGTGATAGAAGGATAACCAGCTTTTGCCGGTAACCCAGCACCAAAATTGTTCGGAGTAATAATTGCATCTAAATTATACTGCTTCATCACCGCATCGATTCCATTTTCTTGCGAGCAGTACAGATCTTTTTCTCTTGCTTCAATATATGCAGGCTCAGTTAACGTTCCAGTAGTTGCTTCAGACATTTCCAATAAGGATTGGCCGTATTTTAACATTTGCTCCTTATGTTCGTGATTAAAGTTTATTAAGTCTTTTAAAGATTTGATAGATACATTAGAACTTGTCTTTTGTAGATATGTATTTAAATCAACTTTAAATTCATATATTAAAGTTTCGTATCCAAGTTCCACATTACTTGAAGGAATTTTAATATTATCAATAATTGTAGCACCACATTCACGTAGTTTATTTATTGCCACATCCATTATATTCATTTCTTCTTCATTTAAATAAGAGAATGCAGGTTCCCTCAACACACCAATTGTCTTTCCATTTAGTCCTTTATCATCGAGGAAAGTAGAATATTCTGTATCTCCTAAATTGTTTGTTTTCGTAGCAATATCCGTGTCGTCTACCCCTGAGATAGCTGATAATACAATTGCTGCGTCAGTAACAGATCTTGCCATCGGGCCAGCTGTATCTTGACTATTAGAGATTGGAATAATTCCAGATCGACTAACTAACCCAACGGTAGGTTTGATGCCGACGATTGAATTAGAACTGGCAGGGCTTAATATAGAACCAGAAGTTTCTGTACCGATTGCTACCATTGCAAAGTTACTTGCAATTGCAGCTCCAGAGCCACTACTTGAGCCACCTACATCAAAAATTCCTGGTCCATAAGGGTTCATTACTTGACCACCACGGGAACTATATCCACTTGGCATCCCTTCGGTCATAAAGTTTGCCCATTCAGTCATATTTACTTTTCCAAGAATAACCGCGCCAGCTTCGCGAAGTTTTTTTACAATATGAGCATCCTCACTTGCCACATTTTCTTGCAGTGCTATTGACCCTGCACTTGTATGCATTTTATCATTTGTGTTGATATTATCTTTTAGTAGTAT containing:
- a CDS encoding alanine/glycine:cation symporter family protein, whose protein sequence is MEVIHEWINGQNSFWWGNVLIPLLLGLGLYFSYRTKFVQFRLIGEMFRLLTDKALVTANGTKGVSSFQSFCIGAATRIGTGNLAGVAIAITAGGPGAVFWMWIVALLGGATSFIESTLAQVYKVKDKDGFKGGPAYYMQKALKAKWLGILFAFFTVLSFGLVFNAVQANTISSAYNTAFGIDEKVMGIGVAILTGLVIFGGVKRIAKVSEIVVPFMALFYLLIGLFVIITNITEIPAVLSLIIKSAFGLEEVVGGTIGAAVMNGVRRGLFSNEAGMGSAPNAAATAVVSHPAKQGLIQTLGVFVDTLFVCSATAFIILLGYGSGMEGLDGIALLQGTLTSHVGSWANGFIAISILLFAFSSIIGSYYYGETNISFINNNNKLLLTYRVAVIAIVLWGATAKLQIVWDLADLSMAFMAIINLIAIALLGNIAFKVLQDYMKQRKAGKDPVFYADSIEGLENVEAWEPKGQKEN
- a CDS encoding amidase family protein encodes the protein MINSRLKKFSETWLLEASISDIQEAVDQSVVSYKDIVLMYLSRISMFNEKINAVLEINPDAVFIAEALDTERMQKGKRGMLHGIPILLKDNINTNDKMHTSAGSIALQENVASEDAHIVKKLREAGAVILGKVNMTEWANFMTEGMPSGYSSRGGQVMNPYGPGIFDVGGSSSGSGAAIASNFAMVAIGTETSGSILSPASSNSIVGIKPTVGLVSRSGIIPISNSQDTAGPMARSVTDAAIVLSAISGVDDTDIATKTNNLGDTEYSTFLDDKGLNGKTIGVLREPAFSYLNEEEMNIMDVAINKLRECGATIIDNIKIPSSNVELGYETLIYEFKVDLNTYLQKTSSNVSIKSLKDLINFNHEHKEQMLKYGQSLLEMSEATTGTLTEPAYIEAREKDLYCSQENGIDAVMKQYNLDAIITPNNFGAGLPAKAGYPSITVPAGYTKEGKPLGITFTASKYEEGKLLEISFSYEQATKLRKAPILN
- a CDS encoding metal-dependent hydrolase: MDTITHTLFGLTAYSAVNKDQKSKKEKHALLFTAIAGSNIPDIDVIMRVTEIGRIMDLMWHRGITHSLLMIPIWTLLLIWLCSSIWKVKSKAINFLTFFSVSLHVLSDVLNTWGTGLLEPFSSIRISLGIISIIDFVIWGLIMLGFILSYLFKSIISRSKVFKFVWVGIAIHITFQGMLGYRVYQSSITNYDEVVLRAEFIPWHFTVIGRKEETVELSSVSIFRERQMTHTLISDTNADLQWLFKQNPKAKVLMEWAPFVIIKDSNDQIGIYDPRFFMDGESFLYESAKK